The Desulfohalovibrio reitneri genome contains a region encoding:
- a CDS encoding PqqD family protein yields MSLFRKKKPVQPTIPREEALASVPVRNRDVEEESGDDGLVLSYPTTLNPWFARMARKVGIWDGSPIQKKLQLDEMGELVWSWIDGQSSVAELSQKLAERYDLHSREAEVSMSTFLRELGRRGIVAFR; encoded by the coding sequence ATGTCCTTGTTCCGCAAGAAAAAGCCGGTTCAGCCGACCATTCCGCGTGAGGAGGCGCTGGCCTCGGTGCCGGTGCGCAACCGTGATGTGGAGGAGGAATCCGGCGACGACGGCCTGGTGCTCTCCTACCCAACCACACTCAACCCCTGGTTCGCCCGCATGGCCCGCAAGGTGGGCATCTGGGACGGTTCACCCATTCAGAAAAAACTGCAATTGGATGAGATGGGGGAACTGGTCTGGTCCTGGATCGACGGCCAGTCCTCCGTGGCCGAACTCAGCCAAAAGCTTGCCGAACGCTACGACCTGCACTCCAGGGAGGCGGAGGTTTCCATGTCCACCTTCCTTCGGGAACTCGGCAGACGGGGCATCGTGGCCTTCCGTTGA
- a CDS encoding peptide transporter: MHDDKELQEYRDLLKPPEKFEEGFDWKTLIGAVFIGFLMMPGSMYLQLVIGQGIGPAARWVTIILFAEIAKRSYTSLKQQEIFLLYYMAGAALASPFQGLLWQQYLVQSDAARMLGLTEFIPEWIAPQAGSESLLERTFLHRDWLMPILLLFGAQLIQRIDQFGLGYAMYRITSDVEKLPFPMAPVAALGTMALAESTEDKETSWKWRVFSIGGVVGLAFGAIYVLLPAVSGLVFMEPIRLIPIPWIELTQYTEDVLPAVATGIQLDLGLIFIGMVLPFWAVLGGFLGVILTFIANPILYENGLLTRWNPGMRTVETIFANNFDFYMSFSIGLGLAIAAVGVWYVVRSFRGTGGQPKASWKDLVRGRPERGDINFWLSIGIYFFSTISYTLICVFIVPGFPWIFFILYGFVYTPVISYITARMEGIAGQAVNLPMVREASFIAGAKYFGYSGIEIWYAPIPYHNYGEATVQFRQIELTGTSLRGVIKAEVIAWPIVFVASLLFSQFLWQLAPIPSAQFPYAQEVWHLQALNQLLMQTSTIEGNSAFFQALSPEVVGAGLGLGVVLYLILNLLGLPVLLVYGLVRGLGQTTPHGHLLEMLGAILGRFYFLKKYGKKWRQYAPVLLAGFSCGMGLMGMLAMGFTLILKSLGKMAY, encoded by the coding sequence ATGCACGACGACAAGGAACTTCAAGAATATCGGGACCTGCTGAAGCCGCCCGAGAAATTCGAAGAGGGCTTCGATTGGAAGACCCTGATCGGAGCCGTATTCATCGGCTTCTTGATGATGCCGGGCTCGATGTACCTGCAACTGGTCATCGGCCAGGGAATCGGCCCGGCCGCCCGCTGGGTGACCATCATCCTCTTCGCCGAGATCGCCAAGCGCTCCTACACCTCCCTCAAACAGCAGGAAATCTTCCTCCTTTACTACATGGCGGGAGCGGCCCTGGCCTCACCGTTCCAGGGACTGCTTTGGCAGCAATACCTAGTGCAGTCGGACGCCGCCCGGATGCTGGGGCTGACGGAGTTCATACCGGAATGGATCGCCCCGCAGGCGGGCAGCGAATCGCTTCTGGAACGGACCTTCCTCCACCGCGACTGGCTCATGCCCATCCTGCTGCTGTTCGGTGCGCAGCTCATCCAGCGCATTGACCAGTTCGGCCTGGGCTACGCCATGTACCGAATCACCTCGGACGTGGAGAAGCTCCCCTTCCCCATGGCTCCGGTGGCCGCGCTTGGCACCATGGCCCTTGCCGAATCCACAGAGGACAAGGAAACAAGCTGGAAATGGCGGGTCTTTTCCATTGGAGGTGTGGTCGGCCTTGCCTTCGGGGCCATCTATGTGCTTTTACCGGCGGTGTCCGGCCTAGTCTTCATGGAGCCCATCCGCCTCATCCCCATACCCTGGATTGAGCTGACCCAATACACCGAGGACGTCCTGCCGGCCGTGGCCACAGGCATCCAACTCGACCTGGGGCTGATCTTCATCGGCATGGTGCTGCCCTTCTGGGCCGTCCTCGGCGGTTTTCTCGGGGTCATCCTGACCTTCATCGCCAACCCCATTCTCTACGAAAACGGCCTGCTCACCAGATGGAATCCCGGCATGCGCACGGTGGAAACCATCTTCGCCAACAATTTCGACTTCTACATGAGCTTCTCCATCGGCCTCGGCCTGGCCATCGCGGCCGTGGGCGTTTGGTACGTGGTCAGGTCCTTCCGGGGGACGGGAGGCCAGCCCAAGGCATCCTGGAAAGACCTCGTCAGGGGGAGGCCGGAGCGGGGCGACATCAATTTCTGGCTCTCCATCGGCATCTATTTCTTCTCGACCATCTCCTACACCCTCATTTGCGTGTTCATCGTTCCCGGTTTTCCATGGATATTCTTCATCCTCTACGGCTTCGTCTACACGCCGGTGATCTCCTACATTACGGCGCGCATGGAGGGCATCGCAGGCCAGGCGGTCAACCTGCCCATGGTGCGGGAGGCGAGTTTCATCGCCGGAGCCAAGTACTTCGGATATTCCGGCATTGAGATATGGTACGCCCCTATCCCGTACCACAACTACGGCGAGGCCACGGTGCAGTTCCGGCAGATCGAGCTTACCGGGACCTCGCTGCGCGGGGTCATCAAGGCCGAGGTCATCGCCTGGCCCATCGTCTTCGTCGCTTCCCTGCTTTTCTCCCAGTTCCTCTGGCAACTGGCGCCCATCCCCTCGGCCCAGTTCCCCTACGCCCAGGAGGTCTGGCACCTCCAGGCCCTCAACCAGCTGCTCATGCAGACCTCCACCATCGAGGGCAACTCCGCCTTCTTCCAGGCGCTCAGTCCGGAGGTCGTGGGCGCGGGCTTGGGGCTGGGGGTGGTCCTCTATCTCATTCTCAACCTGCTCGGGCTGCCGGTGCTGCTGGTATATGGTCTGGTGCGTGGCCTAGGGCAGACCACACCGCACGGGCACCTGTTGGAGATGCTGGGCGCCATCCTGGGGCGTTTCTATTTCCTGAAGAAATACGGCAAAAAATGGCGTCAGTACGCTCCTGTTCTACTGGCTGGATTCTCCTGCGGCATGGGCTTGATGGGCATGCTGGCAATGGGCTTCACCCTCATCCTCAAGTCCCTGGGCAAGATGGCCTACTGA
- a CDS encoding DUF6785 family protein has translation MAAQNSIRLRAVLLGVLGGLLIAWATPYNNMLMRATLLGGGHFPLAPFFIMIWLTVLTAGLSWLTRRPPVFRGLELLVSWILMVLVSGIPYTGLVRTFLLNLTVPLHFATPGNRFREVLGPLLPDKLYPADNKAVEQLYDGIEGGITMGPLEVLSNAPLSAWVAPFLWWGVFIFLAYFVMICLTNLVARQWVENERVNFPLLRLPQLMTEYFDQNALKDFFTNRYFLIGLGLTCFLHLINGLNHFYPQIPQIPTFIFAGKYFSKYGLFSGFYKLRIYIYPAFIGFAFLTTRQISFSMWFFYLLGGLMFGVFDVMGLGLPSSALGVTFGPTLAMVEETQMIGAYGIFFLFLLWLGRGHIAFILRSAFSRGKVERSESEWMEVRTAFWGFVIGFGLLAGWCIYFGMNLLPAVVTVGMFLVITLVASRVITQGGLAYFTLTAAPIDGLLAIFGSKFFSSAGLLLAGVAQKVLFLDLRESLMPSLIHSAKISERVRNRRLLLIGVMAVIFLGVLVSFAAMLALCYKYGLRELELIWAQRTTMSVYENVKRLVDAPLGPQEWVITFAVIGGLVMTTLILCYRRFYWWPLHPIGYLVIYSTAMRYLWFNFLVGWAANQLCLRYGGINLYRKVRFLFFGLILGDFLMGGIWALVSMETGLTYQVLPD, from the coding sequence ATGGCTGCGCAAAACTCCATACGCCTGCGGGCCGTGCTGCTCGGAGTGCTGGGCGGCCTGCTCATCGCCTGGGCCACCCCGTACAACAACATGCTCATGCGGGCCACGCTGCTGGGTGGCGGGCACTTCCCCCTGGCTCCCTTCTTCATCATGATCTGGCTCACGGTGCTGACCGCGGGACTGTCCTGGCTCACCAGACGGCCGCCGGTCTTTCGCGGGCTGGAACTGCTGGTATCCTGGATACTCATGGTGCTGGTCTCCGGCATCCCCTATACGGGACTTGTCCGCACCTTCCTGCTCAATCTCACCGTCCCCCTGCACTTCGCCACGCCGGGCAACCGCTTCAGGGAAGTACTCGGCCCCCTGCTGCCGGACAAGCTCTACCCGGCGGACAACAAGGCGGTGGAGCAATTGTACGACGGCATCGAGGGCGGCATCACCATGGGCCCCCTGGAGGTGCTGTCCAACGCTCCGCTGTCGGCCTGGGTGGCCCCCTTCCTGTGGTGGGGCGTGTTCATCTTCCTGGCCTACTTCGTGATGATCTGCCTGACCAACTTGGTGGCTAGGCAGTGGGTGGAGAACGAGCGGGTCAACTTTCCTCTGCTGCGCCTGCCGCAGCTGATGACCGAATACTTCGACCAGAACGCCCTCAAGGACTTCTTCACCAACCGCTATTTCCTCATCGGGCTGGGGCTGACCTGCTTTCTGCACCTCATCAACGGGCTCAACCATTTCTACCCGCAGATTCCTCAGATCCCCACCTTCATCTTCGCGGGCAAATACTTCTCCAAGTACGGGCTCTTTTCCGGCTTCTACAAGCTGCGCATCTACATCTACCCGGCGTTCATCGGCTTCGCCTTCCTGACCACGAGGCAGATTTCCTTCTCCATGTGGTTCTTCTACCTGCTGGGCGGGCTCATGTTCGGCGTGTTCGATGTCATGGGCCTGGGACTGCCCTCCTCCGCCCTGGGCGTGACCTTCGGCCCAACCCTGGCCATGGTGGAAGAAACCCAGATGATCGGCGCCTACGGCATCTTCTTCCTTTTCCTCCTTTGGCTGGGACGCGGACACATCGCCTTCATTCTGCGCAGCGCCTTCAGCCGAGGCAAAGTGGAGCGCAGCGAATCCGAATGGATGGAGGTGCGAACCGCCTTCTGGGGCTTTGTGATCGGCTTCGGCCTGCTGGCCGGATGGTGCATCTATTTCGGCATGAACCTGCTTCCGGCCGTTGTCACTGTGGGCATGTTCCTGGTCATAACCCTGGTGGCCAGCCGGGTCATCACCCAGGGCGGCCTAGCCTACTTCACCCTTACGGCCGCGCCCATTGACGGACTGCTGGCCATCTTCGGCTCCAAGTTCTTCTCCAGCGCGGGGCTGCTGCTGGCGGGGGTGGCCCAAAAGGTTCTTTTCCTGGATCTGCGCGAATCCCTCATGCCCTCGCTCATCCACAGCGCCAAGATCTCCGAGCGTGTGCGCAACCGCCGCCTGCTGCTCATCGGCGTCATGGCCGTCATCTTCCTCGGCGTACTGGTCTCTTTCGCAGCCATGCTGGCCCTTTGCTACAAGTACGGCCTGCGGGAACTGGAACTCATCTGGGCCCAGCGCACCACCATGAGCGTGTACGAGAACGTCAAGCGGCTGGTGGACGCCCCCCTCGGCCCGCAGGAATGGGTCATCACCTTCGCCGTCATCGGCGGCCTAGTCATGACCACCCTCATCCTCTGCTACCGCCGCTTCTACTGGTGGCCGCTGCACCCCATCGGCTACCTGGTCATCTATTCAACGGCCATGCGCTACCTGTGGTTCAACTTTCTGGTGGGCTGGGCCGCCAATCAGCTCTGCCTGCGCTACGGCGGCATCAACCTCTACCGCAAGGTGCGCTTCCTGTTCTTCGGCCTCATACTGGGCGACTTTCTCATGGGCGGCATATGGGCGCTGGTCAGCATGGAGACCGGCCTGACCTACCAGGTCCTGCCTGACTGA
- a CDS encoding FtsX-like permease family protein translates to MRRVASLLLLACLALGLAATDAGADTRDTVELFSQWGDRSFDSPGAAKAADHVESVFTKLGYSTDRQIFHYPKRVHRGSSLELPARGEQIDLNPLLYNSVTPQTIPPEGYSGPLIWVEGGSLAEMNGRRIEDAIVVMNQVSGKHWKNAAMLGARACILVDFNDNPKGYYEDKKELTPVQFPIFVMQGERFRSLFPDFRQAPAGELASEATVRSRINWERVRGENVYAVIEGTDPQLKEQMLGVQAFYDSSNYLPGESPGADEACSIAALLEVAKYFKENPPARSVVLVASAGQGHAQAGWRDFVWSVKVKSLRLKEIVRKQQRRAQRAKASLEVLRSGVPLRELTGRDAELAGEALDYRVRNAIDAISTRLQRLRLQGNKDKDQEINRLVNRRMLLRDIASTGSFAQLTGKALEIVQGFRPDAIKDQRAAFEDAQTQLEAAKSGRRARAVFARHETPVMVSLHLSSHGHGVGAFDYGFMYDIRPDRNRHPDYNIIARILKDGAEKVQAEQGLDLYQETLRPSRLRPWRTYFLDKPFMGGEVSALAGYLGLTLATTEDARPTWGTPHDTPDRVNFESLRKQTTLVKGLLGHLATVEDNLYWELPRYGLAELIGRANLQRQGELFAEQPAPGTVVQAYQGPAIFYAMADTAGQFRYTGIADKKNTYHKMVLEGYRFDERTGEVVWAIDKPLTGKDSYRVKMYRRQMETDVVMFNADQITLFGLLEPRTFNWMTKLELYDGRRESEPIRYWYSRIDTRDSTMASIYLPTGIPMKMTLSDTVLKRKLILTGAKGEGPRGTGYLPKEWPRIKATEYRVAMDMWSLLDPRIENLETHGIVNQRIRELQQRGKRDLAEATRALEEKRYSAFLENSRTSWALAERVYNDVEATQKDVLFGVLFYVALFVPFAYCAERIVFASADIHRRIIGFLVILAAVIAVIYSVHPAFQLTYSPLVVVLAFFIVGLSAFVSLIIFRRFEQEMEKIQKRSGHITSSEVSRLRAFSAAFVIGVTNLRRRKIRTSLTIVTLVILTFTIMSFTAVKSVRRESAMLFSDTAAYQGIMMKGLGWADLPREADSIVRNKFHDGAVVADRVWLENEDRTTAAFIPVEPGEGRSGDLETARGLVGMSWREPEVTGLDSILVGGSWFGKGDVESALLPADLAERLGIDPAAPQGATVELWGIPYKVSGCFDGDKLDAFTDLDGEPPTPVVYPSETMVQRTEAEMEEIESGEDISAFQSRYQHVRGSQTIIVPSQAALALGGKVKGFAVKPGKDQSVAELAGHLTDRFGLTLFAGRPDGTYTYHAADAINYSGVPNIVIPLIIAVLIVLNTMISSVYERKREIGVYTSIGMAPTHVSYLFIAEAVAFAVISAVLGYLLAQTAAAFLAGTALWSGMTANYSSLAGVAAMLLVITVTLISVIYPSKVAADIAIPDVNRSWTMPEGEGSEVFMTLPFLLKYPEQECIGGFLLDYYMAHQDVTHGLFCADDIGCSFACPALPKDPSLSRKAMEERDGDPCLNLRARIWLAPFDFGVKQTTELIFCPSAEQEGFLEIQIRITRESGEASVWRRINKNFLNDIRKQLLVWRSLEPQAQKSYEDVLHRFMEEHPRGTG, encoded by the coding sequence ATGAGACGAGTAGCCAGTCTGCTTCTTCTGGCTTGCCTGGCACTGGGCCTGGCGGCCACGGACGCCGGGGCCGACACGCGCGACACGGTGGAGTTGTTCAGCCAGTGGGGCGACCGCTCCTTCGACAGCCCGGGGGCGGCCAAGGCCGCCGACCACGTGGAATCCGTGTTCACGAAACTGGGCTATTCAACTGACCGCCAGATTTTCCACTACCCCAAGCGTGTCCATCGTGGCTCCAGCCTGGAGCTTCCGGCGCGCGGGGAGCAAATCGATCTCAACCCCCTGCTCTACAACTCCGTCACTCCGCAGACCATCCCTCCGGAGGGATACTCCGGCCCCCTCATCTGGGTAGAGGGGGGCAGCCTGGCCGAAATGAACGGCCGCCGGATCGAAGACGCCATCGTGGTTATGAACCAGGTTTCGGGCAAACACTGGAAAAACGCTGCCATGCTGGGGGCCAGGGCCTGCATCCTGGTGGATTTCAATGACAACCCCAAAGGATATTATGAGGACAAGAAGGAACTGACACCGGTCCAGTTCCCCATCTTCGTCATGCAGGGCGAGCGCTTCCGCTCCCTCTTTCCCGACTTCCGCCAAGCCCCTGCCGGAGAGTTGGCCTCGGAGGCCACGGTGCGCTCCCGCATCAATTGGGAGCGGGTACGCGGGGAAAACGTCTACGCGGTCATCGAGGGCACCGACCCGCAGCTCAAGGAACAGATGCTGGGCGTGCAGGCCTTCTACGACTCCTCCAACTACCTGCCCGGCGAATCCCCCGGCGCGGACGAGGCCTGCTCCATCGCCGCCCTGCTGGAAGTGGCCAAATACTTCAAGGAAAACCCGCCCGCCCGCAGCGTTGTCCTAGTGGCTTCGGCCGGGCAGGGACATGCCCAGGCGGGCTGGCGCGACTTCGTCTGGTCGGTCAAGGTCAAGTCCCTGCGTCTCAAGGAGATCGTCCGCAAGCAACAGCGGCGTGCGCAACGCGCCAAGGCCAGCCTGGAGGTCCTTCGGTCCGGTGTCCCCTTACGGGAACTGACCGGCAGGGACGCCGAACTGGCGGGCGAGGCTCTGGACTACAGGGTACGCAATGCCATCGACGCCATCTCCACCCGCTTGCAGCGTTTGCGGCTGCAAGGCAACAAGGACAAGGACCAAGAAATCAACAGGCTGGTCAACCGCCGCATGCTGTTGCGGGACATCGCCTCCACCGGCTCTTTCGCTCAACTCACCGGAAAGGCCCTGGAGATCGTGCAGGGATTCCGGCCAGATGCCATAAAAGACCAACGGGCGGCTTTCGAGGACGCACAGACCCAGCTCGAAGCGGCCAAATCGGGGCGCAGGGCGCGGGCTGTATTCGCCCGGCACGAAACCCCGGTCATGGTCTCTCTGCACCTTTCCAGCCACGGACATGGCGTGGGAGCCTTCGACTACGGCTTCATGTACGACATACGCCCCGACCGCAACCGCCACCCCGATTACAACATCATCGCCCGTATTCTGAAGGACGGCGCGGAGAAGGTACAGGCGGAGCAGGGCCTGGACCTCTACCAGGAGACCTTGCGGCCCTCGCGGCTGCGCCCCTGGCGAACCTATTTCCTGGACAAGCCCTTCATGGGCGGCGAAGTCTCGGCCCTGGCCGGCTACCTGGGCCTGACCCTGGCCACCACCGAGGACGCTCGGCCCACTTGGGGCACTCCCCACGACACCCCGGACAGAGTGAACTTCGAATCCCTGCGCAAGCAGACAACCCTGGTCAAGGGACTGCTGGGCCACCTGGCCACGGTCGAGGACAATCTCTACTGGGAGCTGCCGCGCTATGGGCTGGCCGAACTCATCGGCCGGGCCAACCTGCAGCGGCAGGGGGAATTGTTCGCGGAACAGCCCGCCCCCGGCACCGTGGTGCAGGCCTACCAGGGACCGGCCATCTTCTACGCCATGGCCGACACAGCCGGTCAGTTCCGCTACACGGGCATCGCGGACAAGAAGAACACCTACCACAAGATGGTTCTGGAGGGGTACCGCTTCGACGAGCGCACCGGAGAGGTCGTCTGGGCCATCGACAAGCCGCTCACCGGCAAGGATTCCTACCGGGTGAAGATGTACCGGCGGCAGATGGAAACCGACGTGGTCATGTTCAACGCCGACCAGATCACCTTGTTCGGCCTGCTTGAACCGCGCACCTTCAACTGGATGACCAAGCTGGAACTGTACGACGGGCGGCGGGAGTCCGAACCCATCCGCTACTGGTATTCGCGCATCGATACCCGCGACTCCACCATGGCCTCCATCTACCTGCCCACGGGCATCCCAATGAAGATGACCCTCTCGGACACGGTGCTCAAACGCAAGCTCATCCTCACCGGGGCCAAGGGCGAGGGCCCCAGGGGAACCGGCTACCTGCCCAAGGAATGGCCGCGCATCAAGGCCACGGAGTACCGCGTGGCCATGGACATGTGGTCCCTTCTCGATCCGCGCATCGAAAACCTCGAGACCCACGGCATCGTCAACCAGCGCATCAGGGAATTGCAGCAACGGGGCAAACGCGACCTGGCCGAAGCCACCCGCGCCCTGGAGGAAAAGCGTTACAGCGCCTTCCTGGAAAACTCCAGGACATCATGGGCCCTGGCCGAGCGCGTCTACAACGACGTGGAGGCCACACAGAAGGACGTACTCTTCGGGGTGCTCTTCTACGTGGCCCTGTTCGTGCCCTTTGCTTACTGCGCAGAGCGCATCGTCTTCGCCTCGGCGGACATCCACCGCCGCATCATCGGCTTTCTTGTCATCCTCGCAGCGGTCATCGCGGTCATCTACTCGGTCCACCCCGCCTTCCAACTGACCTACTCGCCGCTGGTGGTCGTGCTGGCCTTTTTCATCGTGGGGCTATCCGCCTTCGTCTCGCTCATCATCTTCCGCCGTTTCGAGCAGGAGATGGAGAAGATCCAGAAGCGTTCCGGGCACATCACCTCCTCGGAGGTCAGCCGTCTGCGGGCCTTCTCCGCGGCCTTCGTCATCGGCGTGACCAACCTACGCCGCCGCAAGATCCGCACGTCCCTGACCATCGTCACCCTGGTCATCCTGACTTTCACAATCATGAGCTTTACCGCGGTCAAGTCCGTGCGCCGCGAGAGCGCCATGCTCTTCTCGGACACCGCCGCCTACCAGGGCATCATGATGAAGGGCCTCGGCTGGGCCGATCTTCCGCGCGAGGCGGATTCCATCGTCCGCAACAAGTTCCATGACGGCGCCGTGGTTGCGGACCGGGTCTGGCTGGAGAACGAGGACCGCACAACGGCCGCCTTCATTCCAGTGGAGCCGGGCGAAGGACGCTCCGGGGACCTGGAGACGGCCAGGGGCCTGGTTGGCATGTCCTGGCGGGAGCCCGAGGTCACAGGCCTGGACAGCATTCTGGTGGGAGGCTCCTGGTTCGGCAAGGGCGATGTGGAGTCCGCACTGCTTCCGGCGGACCTGGCCGAGAGGCTGGGCATTGACCCTGCCGCTCCGCAAGGCGCCACGGTCGAACTGTGGGGCATTCCCTACAAGGTCAGTGGGTGTTTCGACGGGGACAAGCTGGACGCCTTCACCGACCTGGACGGCGAACCGCCCACGCCCGTGGTCTATCCCTCGGAAACCATGGTCCAGCGCACCGAGGCGGAGATGGAAGAGATCGAATCAGGCGAGGATATCTCCGCCTTCCAGAGCCGCTACCAGCACGTGCGTGGCTCCCAGACCATCATCGTCCCCTCCCAGGCGGCCCTGGCTTTGGGCGGCAAGGTCAAAGGCTTCGCGGTCAAGCCCGGCAAGGACCAGAGCGTGGCCGAACTGGCAGGACACCTCACGGACCGTTTCGGACTGACCCTGTTCGCGGGCCGTCCGGACGGCACCTACACCTACCACGCGGCCGACGCCATCAATTACTCCGGCGTGCCCAACATCGTCATTCCCCTTATCATCGCCGTGCTCATCGTGCTCAACACCATGATCTCCAGCGTGTACGAGCGCAAACGGGAGATCGGGGTTTACACTTCAATAGGCATGGCCCCCACTCACGTTTCCTACCTGTTCATCGCCGAAGCGGTGGCCTTCGCCGTAATCTCGGCCGTGCTAGGCTATCTGCTGGCTCAGACCGCGGCCGCCTTCCTGGCTGGCACAGCCCTGTGGTCCGGCATGACGGCCAACTACTCCTCCCTGGCCGGAGTGGCGGCCATGCTGCTGGTCATCACCGTGACGCTTATCTCGGTCATCTATCCTTCCAAGGTGGCCGCGGACATCGCCATACCGGACGTGAACCGCTCCTGGACCATGCCGGAGGGCGAAGGCAGCGAAGTATTCATGACCCTGCCCTTCCTGCTCAAGTACCCGGAGCAGGAATGCATCGGCGGATTTTTGCTGGACTACTACATGGCCCACCAGGACGTGACCCACGGCCTCTTCTGCGCCGACGACATCGGCTGCTCATTCGCCTGCCCCGCCCTGCCCAAGGACCCCTCCCTGAGCCGCAAGGCCATGGAGGAACGGGACGGCGACCCCTGCCTCAACCTGCGCGCCCGCATCTGGCTGGCTCCCTTCGACTTCGGAGTCAAACAGACCACGGAACTGATCTTCTGCCCCTCGGCCGAGCAGGAAGGCTTCCTGGAGATCCAGATCCGCATCACCCGCGAGTCGGGCGAGGCCAGCGTCTGGCGTCGCATCAACAAGAACTTCCTCAACGACATCCGCAAACAGCTTCTGGTCTGGCGCTCGCTGGAACCCCAGGCCCAAAAGAGCTACGAGGACGTGCTGCACAGATTCATGGAAGAACATCCCAGGGGGACCGGCTAG
- a CDS encoding ABC transporter ATP-binding protein, translating into MAEGHVIVRVSHVKKNFTMGKHVVEALKGVSLEVRTGEYLSIMGPSGSGKSTLFNMIGGLDKPTEGKVFIDEVDIAQLDAFELAWLRNRKIGYIFQTFNLIQVMTALENVTLPMTFGGMNEDDAQDKGVELLNLVGLEGRYNHKPQELSGGQQQRVAVARALANSPNIILADEPTGNLDLTTGAEIIELLKNLSQERGVTIITATHDYKMLNVSDRVVWIVDGKIDKIENREDLDIQVGEVSARA; encoded by the coding sequence ATGGCCGAAGGCCACGTCATCGTTCGCGTCAGCCACGTGAAGAAGAATTTCACCATGGGCAAGCACGTGGTGGAGGCCCTCAAGGGCGTCTCCCTGGAAGTGCGTACTGGGGAATACCTCTCCATCATGGGTCCCTCCGGCTCGGGCAAGTCCACACTATTCAACATGATCGGCGGACTGGACAAACCAACCGAGGGCAAGGTCTTCATCGACGAAGTGGACATCGCCCAGCTGGACGCCTTTGAGCTGGCCTGGCTGCGCAACCGCAAGATCGGCTACATCTTCCAGACCTTCAATCTCATCCAGGTCATGACCGCCCTGGAGAACGTCACCCTTCCCATGACCTTCGGTGGCATGAACGAGGACGACGCCCAGGACAAGGGCGTGGAGCTGCTCAACCTGGTGGGGCTGGAGGGACGCTACAACCATAAGCCGCAGGAACTCTCCGGCGGCCAGCAACAGCGCGTTGCCGTGGCCCGCGCGCTGGCCAATTCCCCCAATATCATTCTGGCGGACGAACCCACCGGCAACCTGGACCTGACCACGGGCGCGGAGATCATCGAGTTGCTCAAGAACCTCAGCCAGGAACGCGGCGTGACCATCATCACCGCCACACACGACTACAAAATGCTCAACGTCTCCGACCGGGTGGTCTGGATCGTGGACGGCAAGATAGACAAGATCGAGAATCGCGAGGACCTGGACATCCAGGTGGGCGAGGTGTCCGCCAGGGCATGA
- a CDS encoding ABC transporter permease — protein sequence MNSANQGGGFEQDVRKEVVLPFRKSLDISIKSLKVRFFRNCITVMTLVLAVAFLSFILVSADIASGLLDSGLPNIRLQLEDAGFDVPTGAEDVGSGAKSRWIVVLSLLVCAVGIVNAQLMAVTERFREIGTMKCLGALDSFVLRLFLLEAGMQGVAGALIGAVLGGLIGLLVGLLRFGWSAMVHMPGLDFVLSLLASVGIGLGLSLIGVFYPALVAARMRPVEAMRAEE from the coding sequence ATGAACAGCGCGAACCAGGGCGGCGGGTTCGAGCAGGATGTGCGCAAGGAAGTCGTTCTTCCTTTTCGCAAATCCCTCGACATCAGCATCAAAAGCCTCAAGGTGCGGTTCTTTCGCAACTGCATCACGGTCATGACCCTGGTTCTGGCCGTGGCCTTCCTGTCCTTTATTCTGGTTTCCGCGGACATCGCCTCAGGTTTGCTCGACTCCGGCCTGCCAAACATACGCCTCCAACTTGAAGACGCCGGGTTCGACGTCCCAACCGGGGCGGAGGACGTCGGCAGCGGGGCCAAGTCACGCTGGATTGTGGTCCTTTCCCTGCTGGTCTGCGCCGTGGGCATCGTCAACGCGCAACTCATGGCCGTGACCGAGCGCTTTCGGGAGATCGGGACCATGAAATGCCTGGGCGCCCTGGACAGCTTTGTGTTGCGCCTCTTCCTCCTGGAGGCGGGCATGCAGGGCGTTGCCGGAGCGCTCATCGGAGCTGTGCTGGGCGGTCTGATTGGCCTTCTCGTGGGCCTGCTTCGGTTCGGCTGGTCGGCCATGGTCCATATGCCCGGCCTTGATTTCGTTCTGTCCCTGTTGGCTTCCGTGGGCATCGGCCTGGGGCTGAGCCTGATCGGCGTTTTCTATCCCGCACTGGTCGCGGCCCGCATGCGCCCCGTGGAGGCCATGCGGGCGGAGGAGTGA